The following nucleotide sequence is from Aedes aegypti strain LVP_AGWG chromosome 3, AaegL5.0 Primary Assembly, whole genome shotgun sequence.
TATTTATATTTGCGCACGAAAGGCTCATCTACAACTAAATCCAAGTCTTAAACGAATTCATTACAATCAAAAGAAGCGAGATAAAAAAAGAGAGAGATCATCGATCATTGGCTTTCGGTTCGATCCGTATATGGCACATCTTAACAACTATACTATACTGAGAATGGGACCCTTTCGGTGGACGTTCCTTCCTAGTCCTCTTCGTCGACGATCGGCGGTTGCTTCATCAGCTCGTTGAACAGAACCTGCTGCATTTGCAAGCGAACTTTGAGCTTGACCGGTAGCGGCAGCTGCTTCAGGTACGGATGGATGCTCATCAGGAAGTGATAGTCATCGTCGTGGGGGATTCCTGCTGGGGATTTGGAAGGGACCTTGGCCGGTGGGACCGGAGATTCCTGGGAGCTTACAGATGGACGTTTTCGCTGCTGGAGATTTATCGGCGGAGTGGGGATTTGTTTGGACGTGATTGTGATTTCCGGTAGATTGTTCTGTCGGCGAGGTTCGTGATCCGGTTCTTGGAAGTGGCTGAAATAGAACTCGCCATCATCCGAGGCATCAGCGTCGCGGGATTCCTCACGTTCTTCCTTAACCTTTTTGAACTCCCGAGGATCGATGTCACTGTTTGCGTACGAATGTTCGTTGGCACGGGATTCGGCGGTGGTTGGCGGGACCTCGTGGGTGGCGCTCTGAACGAATTGCATTATTTGGTTCAACTCGTCGTGGCTGtcgctttctagcttctggtcCAATGTGGCCAGAACCTGATCTCGAAGGAACGAGAGCTTTTTGTAGTGAACCCATTTGGAGATATATCGGTTATCCGGCGGAGAGAAGTATTCTTTCTTCAGTTCAACACGAAAGTTATCTCGTAGGCCCTTCCATTTcatcatcaggaatttctctgcgAAAGAAAAATCAATACCATGATTATTCGTCAGAACAAGGGtgtcccacaaaaaaaaaaatcagtgctcGGAAAGACGTGGTCATGGAAGTATTTAATGTATAGCATTTTTGTAAAACAAACCGACAATCTTAAAAAGGTTAGAAGTTTTGCCagattaatttttttaaacagtAGGTTTAGATGAAAAATTTGCATGGGTATTGTAGTATTTGGACATTTGTATAAATGTTTTCAAAGCCCTTTAGTTTCAAAAATCTTCAATGAGTATTAGTGGGCACTGAGGCGATATTAGTTTTTGAAAATACTgtgcacccccgttaatttgaacggtacttcatgcaaaccatcggggttcatttttaatttgaacatctagtcaccctggaaacgtgtttctggttacctctttcacagttttgttttgtttatgctttccgttccacagcgttccatctcacttcactccgttccataagctaaatgacgtttgaaccatttttaatctgaacgatgtgctaattagcggggtacagattgaAAAGTGTTCAGAATAAACGTGGTCAAatcaacgggggtacccggtactcATTTTTTTATGGACAAAAACcccatgaaaaatcgatttataaGATATTCCAAAGATTTCGATAGGAGTCTCAAAGATTCTCATAGGATTCCACCCCATTACACAGAATGCCGTCACCCCGGATTCCATATACCTGAACGACCCATAACCCATAATTCTAGTATTGCTGGGCATTCAATTCAGAATAGTGTTATTCGGGGTTATGAgtcattcttcttcttattcttcttcttggcattacgtccccactgcgACAGAGCTGGCAACTCAGCtaagcgttcttatgagcactgccacagttattaaccgagagctttctttgtcaaaattcaaagttgccattttcgcattcgtatatcgtacgGCAGGTATGGTAGGATACGACTCTatgcacagggaagtcaaggaaatttcctttacgaaaagatcctggaccgaccgggaatcaaacccagacaccttcagcatggcgttgctttgtagccgcggactctaaccactcggctaagggaggCCCCTATTACATAGACCATTTTGTGCAAAATTACCGCTtgaatatgaatatttttctgcGAAAAATTTTTGATCGTTCTAaatcagtgcttcccaaactacTTGACTTTTGCCCCTTTGAaaccaatattttattttggaatCGTCCTCTGATATGTTTTGACATACAGTGGgtttccgtttttggcatgctccatttttggcaccccccgatttttgcaacaaaatggatccgtttttggcatcaTTTTTGAGAACCATTAAAATTTTTAGACTTTTGTAAATATATATATGTGTGTTTTGTAttagtcatttgaaaagcaaGTCAGCTTCATGCTTCTCGTATTCCAGAGCTCAATTTTCGTTAATATTTCCTCAAATTGCACAAACTTCTAGAATAACCGTATGCGCCTATCTATTTCTAAAAGGTCGTGAGCGTTTCATAAAGTCATTAATCTATGAGTATCTCAACAACAGTTCCAATATCTTATCTCTGGCATTCACGCtgtatgaccagcccacttgagtataCCGGTAGGTGATACACATTCTTCTTCGAATTTGGAAAAGCTCTTTCGAACAAAGCACAAACATCGACAGAAGAGCAACAAAAAGTCTCGCTAGTTCTTTTTCGTCAGTGAGCTAGTTctttttttcatggaattaCATGTATAGCACACGTAAAAGCAGCGTCGGGTCTCTTAGCTTTTATAGAATATTTTTGCCAATACCTAGGTGAACAATTGACTCACAAGCTGCTTCTATAAGCTGTTTCGCCACCATGGCACAAGCAAATACAGTCGAAAACacactttattttcaataagGTAATTAAAGCGTGCGATGAATATGATAGAGACTCTGTATAATGTTAGATATTTGAAGAAACAATCCAATGTTTCTCAGGCTAGTATAATGCGTGCCATATCAAGATTTTAATTAAGCTTGTAGGCCACATGGATCAAAATGTCCCTAATGATATCCTGGTGATCATTATCTAGGTTTAAGAGTTTTCTAGCTGTATACTGAAGAATCCTTACGGAATTCTATGTTCTTATAGTGAGCTTCTGGGAATTTTCagctcaatcttgaaaataTTGAGCGAAATCTGGGTATTCCTATCGGACATTAAAGGTTTTATGCGGGATCCTTAcgaggggcctttcttagccgagtggttagagtccgaggctacaaagcaaagccatgctgaaggtgtctggatttgattcccggtcggtccaggatcttttcgagatggaaatttccttgacttccctgggcatagagaatcatcgcaactgccacacgatatacgaactttgacaaagaaagctctcagttaataactgtggaagtgctcataagaacactaagctgagaagcaggctctgtcccagtgaggacgaaaTGCCAACAAAAAGAAGAGGAAGAGGTATAATTAATTGCTTTAAAAGCAGTGCAACATCTGTAATTTCTTTGTAAATGCCTAAGGTCTCAGACGTCCTGTAAGTTTCTACCGGAATGCTGTGATTTTCTAGTTGTATTCTGAAGATTTCTAGCAAAATCTTGTGGATACttaaccttccgcggatgttaagaaaaacaacttaataagatactggggtcattatgacccagaaatgtatacccctataaatcagcgaaatatcaaccgaataatgaaatttatgccgcattcgaaagatatactcctcaagattctgatcactacctggaataccggttccggatccagtggccaccgggaatcggctacgaaggggaccatgttggccacgtggaatttcagtacactcattccagaaatctgcagtcatcaccaaattgtgtaagatgcaggccatataggaatgtactgtcttcagcaaacttgtttcggggaccaagaacttccacatgggatacaatttagttcagaactcgaccgcgacgtggcgctagcgtcgatatgaacttccggtaggggctaattatgcgataactcgagatcgcgagcacatagaaggatgctgtcttcggcaaagttgctcaggaggataagcacttcctcatgagatacaatttagttcagaactcgaccaccgcgtggcgctagcgtcgatacgaacttccggtaggggcttattatgcgataactcgagattgcgaacacatagaaggattctgtcttcggcaaagttgctcaggaggataagcacttcctcatgagatacaatttagttcagaactcgaccaccgcgtggcgctagcgtcgatatgaacttccggtaggagctaattaagCAATAAATCAAGATTGCGAGCATatagaaggatgttgtcttcggcaaagttgctcaggaggataaggacttccacatgagatacaatttagttcagaactcgaccgcgacgtggcgctagcgtcgatatgaacttccggtaggggctaattatgcgataactcgagattgcgaacacatagaaggatgctgtcttcggcatagttgctcaggaggataaggacttccacatgagatacaatttagttcagaactcgaccgcgacgtggcgctagcgtcgatatgaacttccggtaggggctaattatgcgataactcgagatcgcgagcacatagaaggatgctgtcttcggcaaagttgctcaggaggataagcacttcctcataagatacaatttagttcagaactcgaccaccgcgtggcgctagcgtcgatatgaacttccggtagaggctaattatgcgataactcgagattgcgaacacatagaaggatgctgtcttcggcatagttgctcaggaggataagaacttccacatgagatacaatttagttcagaactcgaccgcgacgtggcgctagcgtcgatatgaacttccggtaggggctaattatgcgataactcgagatcgcgagcacatagaaggatgctgtcttcggcaaagttgctcaggaggataagcacttcctcatgagatacaatttagttcagaactcgaccaccgcgtggcgctagcgtcgatatgaacttccggtagaggctaatcatgcgataactcgagattgcgaacacatagaaggatgctgtcttcggcaaagttgctcaggaggataagcacttcctcatgagatacaatttagttcagaactcgaccgctgcgtggcgctagcgtcgatatgaacttccggcaggggctaattatgcgataactcgagatcgcgagcacatagaaggatgctgtcttcggcaaagttgctcaggaggataagcacttcctcatgagatacaatttagttcagaactcgaccaccgcgtggcgctagcgtcgatacgaacttccggtaggggcttattatgcgataactcgagattgcgaacacatagaaggattctgtcttcggcaaagttgctcaggaggataaggacttccacatgagatacaatttagttcagaactcaaccgctgcgtggcgctagcgtcgatatgaacttccggtaggggctaattatgcaataactcgagattgcgagcacatagaaggatgctgtcggcaaagttgttcaggaggataaggacttccacatgagatacaatttagttcagaactcgaccgccgcgtggcgctagcgtcgatatgaacctccggtagaggctaattatgcgataactcgagattgcgagcacatacaaaaatgctgtcttcggctaagttgctcaggaggataaggacttccacatgagatacaatttagttcagaactcgaccgctgcgtggcgctagcgtcgatatgaacttccggtaggggctaattatgcgataattcgagattgcgagcacatagaaggatgctgtcttcggcaaagttgctcaggaggataagaactttcacatgagaaacaatttagttcagaactcaaccgctgcgtggcgctagcgtcgatatgaacttccggtaggggctaattatgcgataactcgagattgcgagcacatagaaggatgcagtcttcagcaaagttgctcaggaggataagaacttccacatgagatacaatttagttcagaactcaaccgctgcgtggcgctagcgtcgatatgaacttccggtaggggctaattatgcgataactcgagattgcgagcacatagaaggatgctgtcttcggcaaagttgctctgcaggataagaacttccacatgagatacaatttagttcagaactcgaccgctgcgtggcgctagcgtcgatatgaacttccggtaggggctaattatgcgataactcgagattgcgagcacatagaaggatgcagtcttcagcaaagttgctcaggaggataagaacttccacatgagatacaatttagttcagaactcaaccgctgcgtggcgctagcgtcgatatgaacctccggtagaggctaattatgcgataactcgagattgcgagcacatacaaaaatgctgtcttcggctaagttgctcaggaggataaggacttccacatgagatacaatttagttcagaactcgaccgctgcgtggcgctagcgtcgatatgaacttccggtaggggctaattatgcgataattcgagattgcgagcacatagaaggatgctgtcttcggcaaagttgctcaggaggataagaactttcacatgagaaacaatttagttcagaactcaaccgctgcgtggcgctagcgtcgatatgaacttccggtaggggctaattatgcgataactcgagattgcgagcacatagaaggatgcagtcttcagcaaagttgctcaggaggataagaacttccacatgagatacaatttagttcagaactcaaccgctgcgtggcgctagcgtcgatatgaacttccggtagaggctaattatgcgataactcgagattgcgagcacatagaagtatgcagtcttcagcaaagttgctcaggaggataagaacttccacatgagatacagtttagttcagaactcgaccgccgcgtggcgctagcgtcgatatgaacttccggtaggggctaattatgcgataactcgagattgcgagcacatagaaggatgcagtcttcatcaaagttgctcaggaggataaggacttgcaaatgagatacaatttagttcagaactcgaccaccgcgtggcgctagcgtcgatatggactttcggtagaaattacacagatattgtccgtgcatcagaatcatagtccctacttatcaaactagagaatcaaatgaatgaaggattatgaaacaaattgttcaatttttttccttgtctcgatCATTGTCAGACCATTCTctgcaactgggaaaaccgacacttgtcactt
It contains:
- the LOC5569953 gene encoding uncharacterized protein LOC5569953 — translated: MESLSAETRSEIYEKLWTRMPRLNPGPMSSFRIDDFIQLIKGLPIIYNRLDKHNKQEYIDTWDRLEAILKTPKKFLMMKWKGLRDNFRVELKKEYFSPPDNRYISKWVHYKKLSFLRDQVLATLDQKLESDSHDELNQIMQFVQSATHEVPPTTAESRANEHSYANSDIDPREFKKVKEEREESRDADASDDGEFYFSHFQEPDHEPRRQNNLPEITITSKQIPTPPINLQQRKRPSVSSQESPVPPAKVPSKSPAGIPHDDDYHFLMSIHPYLKQLPLPVKLKVRLQMQQVLFNELMKQPPIVDEED